A region of Hydrogenimonas cancrithermarum DNA encodes the following proteins:
- the pckA gene encoding phosphoenolpyruvate carboxykinase (ATP): MTPKGLDQLGLENIGKVYYNLDYDEVIRHTLERKEAKLTKSGATTVDTGIFTGRSPKDKYFVKQPPSEKYIAWGDINQPISKEIFDELFEITKKQLSGKDLYITDAYVGASPSSRRSIRVISEIAWQAHFVKNMFIRPSEEELENFLPDFTLYNACQVTNKKWKEHGLNSEVFVVFNIEENVAIIGGTWYGGEIKKGIFTMMNYWLPLEGKLSMHCSANIGKDDDVALFFGLSGTGKTTLSTDPNRRLIGDDEHGWDENGVFNFEGGCYAKVINLDAESEPEIYGAIRKGALLENVVVDEEGNVDYTDGSKTENTRVSYPIEHIENHECTLMGGHPKNIIFLSADAFGVLPPVSKLTKEQAMYYFLSGYTAKVAGTERGITEPVATFSACFGEAFLPLHPTVYAKLLGEKIDEHGVNVYLVNTGWTGGPYGIGHRMSIKDTRGCINAILSGAINASEFETLPIFNLQIPKTLEGVNTQVLNPINTWEDKEAYMDSLKKLASMFQNNFHRYDDASSEFNFSAAGPQL, from the coding sequence ATGACACCTAAGGGACTCGACCAACTGGGACTTGAAAATATCGGTAAGGTTTACTACAACCTTGACTACGATGAAGTTATCCGCCATACACTTGAGCGGAAAGAGGCGAAATTGACAAAAAGCGGGGCGACGACCGTCGATACGGGCATTTTTACCGGTCGAAGCCCGAAGGACAAATATTTCGTCAAGCAGCCGCCGAGTGAAAAATATATCGCCTGGGGCGATATCAACCAACCGATCTCCAAAGAGATCTTCGACGAACTTTTCGAAATCACAAAAAAACAGCTTTCGGGAAAAGATCTTTATATTACCGACGCCTATGTCGGCGCCAGTCCGAGCAGCCGCCGTTCGATCCGTGTAATCAGCGAAATCGCATGGCAGGCTCATTTCGTCAAGAATATGTTCATTCGTCCGAGTGAAGAAGAGTTGGAAAACTTTCTACCGGATTTTACGCTTTACAACGCCTGTCAGGTCACCAACAAAAAATGGAAAGAGCATGGCCTAAACTCCGAAGTCTTCGTCGTTTTCAACATCGAAGAGAATGTCGCGATCATCGGAGGGACATGGTATGGTGGAGAGATTAAAAAGGGTATCTTCACGATGATGAATTACTGGCTGCCTCTGGAAGGCAAGCTTTCGATGCACTGTTCGGCCAATATCGGGAAGGATGACGATGTCGCTCTCTTTTTCGGTCTCAGCGGCACGGGAAAAACGACACTTTCGACCGATCCGAACCGACGCCTGATCGGCGACGATGAGCATGGCTGGGACGAAAACGGCGTCTTCAACTTCGAAGGGGGTTGCTATGCCAAAGTGATCAATCTCGACGCCGAGAGTGAACCGGAGATTTACGGTGCCATCAGAAAAGGGGCGCTGCTCGAAAACGTGGTCGTAGACGAAGAGGGCAATGTGGATTATACCGATGGGAGCAAAACGGAAAATACCCGTGTCAGCTATCCGATCGAGCATATCGAGAACCATGAATGCACTTTGATGGGCGGCCATCCGAAAAACATCATCTTTCTCTCCGCCGACGCGTTCGGTGTCTTGCCTCCGGTCAGCAAGCTGACCAAAGAGCAGGCGATGTACTACTTCCTCAGCGGCTACACCGCCAAAGTGGCCGGTACCGAGCGCGGCATCACCGAGCCGGTCGCGACTTTCAGCGCCTGTTTCGGAGAAGCGTTCCTGCCGCTGCATCCAACCGTTTATGCAAAATTGCTGGGTGAAAAGATCGATGAACACGGCGTCAATGTCTATCTCGTCAATACGGGCTGGACAGGCGGACCGTACGGAATAGGGCACCGTATGAGCATCAAAGATACACGCGGATGTATCAACGCGATTCTCAGCGGGGCGATCAATGCGAGTGAATTCGAAACGCTTCCGATTTTCAACCTTCAGATTCCCAAGACGCTCGAAGGTGTCAATACGCAGGTACTCAACCCTATCAATACATGGGAAGACAAAGAGGCCTATATGGATAGCCTTAAAAAACTGGCATCGATGTTTCAGAACAATTTCCATCGCTACGACGACGCCAGCAGCGAGTTCAACTTTTCCGCTGCAGGTCCACAGCTTTAA
- a CDS encoding NADH-quinone oxidoreductase subunit B family protein yields the protein MRPKVLWLQGITCNGNSHSFLNATDFGLLCEQFDFVHHPLFPTSVSLEDVASKRLDVDILIVEGAVRRTGFKRAGVEVFELIEHYGAKAEHIVCAGNCAAFGGIFRQYDPEAIGGMVFRGDKEEGVFEKFAHKTVNLPGCPLHPQWLAYTLRMFRSGREIRRDKLLRPLELYAYTVHEGCLRNEYFEWKIDAESFGRKEGCLFYEQGCQGPFTHGSCNKILWNEVSSKTRAGMPCIGCTEPDFPSSGLFETKTLMSIPARLPLDVPKRAYLTLAGMAKAFKIPRLQKRKLDED from the coding sequence ATGCGGCCTAAAGTTCTGTGGCTTCAGGGAATTACCTGCAACGGCAACAGCCACTCGTTTCTCAACGCAACCGATTTCGGATTGCTGTGCGAACAGTTCGACTTCGTGCATCATCCACTTTTTCCGACGAGCGTCTCCTTGGAAGATGTCGCTTCGAAACGTCTCGATGTCGATATTCTCATCGTCGAGGGTGCTGTTCGCCGAACCGGCTTCAAACGCGCAGGCGTCGAAGTTTTCGAGTTGATCGAACATTATGGCGCAAAAGCGGAGCATATCGTATGTGCCGGTAACTGCGCGGCGTTTGGCGGTATCTTCAGGCAGTACGATCCCGAGGCAATTGGGGGGATGGTGTTTCGAGGTGACAAGGAAGAAGGGGTATTCGAAAAGTTCGCCCATAAAACCGTCAATCTGCCCGGATGCCCGCTCCATCCGCAGTGGCTGGCCTATACGCTTCGGATGTTTCGAAGCGGACGTGAAATCCGGCGGGACAAACTTCTTCGCCCGCTCGAACTTTACGCCTATACCGTCCACGAAGGGTGTCTGCGAAACGAGTATTTCGAATGGAAGATCGATGCCGAGTCGTTTGGCCGAAAAGAGGGGTGCCTCTTTTACGAACAGGGGTGCCAGGGGCCCTTCACACACGGAAGCTGCAACAAGATCCTCTGGAATGAAGTGAGCTCCAAAACACGTGCCGGCATGCCCTGCATCGGGTGTACGGAACCGGATTTTCCTTCAAGCGGGCTCTTCGAGACCAAAACGCTGATGTCGATTCCGGCCAGGCTGCCGCTGGATGTGCCGAAACGTGCCTATCTGACACTGGCGGGAATGGCGAAAGCCTTCAAGATACCGCGTCTACAGAAGAGGAAACTGGATGAAGATTGA
- the msrB gene encoding peptide-methionine (R)-S-oxide reductase MsrB codes for MEKIMKSDERWKAELTPFQYEVCRLKGTEPAFTGEYYNHKGDGVYHCVCCDAPLFDSKDKYDSGSGWPSFTRPITPDTVEEQEDRSYGMLRTEVTCARCDAHLGHVFPDGPPPTGLRYCINSVCLKFEPRG; via the coding sequence ATGGAAAAAATCATGAAATCGGACGAAAGATGGAAAGCGGAACTGACACCGTTTCAATACGAGGTTTGCCGGCTAAAAGGGACGGAACCGGCATTTACAGGGGAATACTACAACCACAAAGGTGACGGAGTCTACCACTGTGTCTGCTGCGACGCTCCTCTTTTCGACTCCAAAGACAAATACGATTCGGGAAGCGGATGGCCCAGTTTTACACGTCCGATCACACCCGATACCGTTGAAGAACAAGAAGACAGAAGCTACGGGATGTTACGCACGGAAGTGACCTGTGCCCGATGTGACGCCCACCTTGGCCACGTGTTTCCCGACGGCCCGCCCCCGACGGGACTGCGCTACTGCATCAATTCGGTCTGTCTGAAATTCGAACCGAGGGGGTGA
- a CDS encoding hydrogenase small subunit: MTDKREAVKKLFTAKSSRVETNKGDVYYQRLYAQCKKRIEALKTLEPFGNKLELQDLLSEEGVDRRDFMKWVSATTAMLMLPSFFEPLVAEAAEVMNRVPVIWIELQDCAGNSEAFIRSDGPKVDEIILEIISLEFQETLMAAAGHQAEAQLHDAVETFKGKYLLFVEGSIPTAMNGFYGTIGPSGETFEEHLTRLSKDAAAIVAVGSCATFGGVPAAAPNPTGAKGVMDIVKGKPIINIPACPANPANMVGVILHYVLTGQIPELDSLLRPKFAFGYRIHDNCERRAHFDAGEFVEEWGDEGAKNNFCLYKMGCKGPMTFNNCSIVRYNEGVNWPIGVGRGCIGCSEPDFWDKYAYERPMADANIKAPTGGVEKTVDEFGLGVLTATAVGIGIHAAASALAGKKSDEGEK; the protein is encoded by the coding sequence ATGACGGACAAAAGAGAGGCGGTGAAAAAACTCTTTACCGCAAAGAGTTCGCGGGTCGAAACGAACAAAGGTGATGTCTACTATCAAAGACTCTATGCCCAATGCAAAAAACGGATCGAAGCGCTTAAAACGCTCGAACCGTTCGGGAATAAACTGGAACTTCAGGATCTTCTCTCCGAAGAGGGTGTCGACCGCCGTGATTTCATGAAATGGGTGAGTGCCACCACGGCGATGCTGATGTTGCCGAGTTTCTTCGAACCGCTCGTCGCGGAAGCGGCGGAAGTGATGAACCGCGTACCGGTCATCTGGATCGAACTTCAAGATTGTGCCGGCAACTCCGAAGCTTTTATTCGAAGCGACGGGCCGAAAGTGGACGAGATCATTCTCGAGATCATCAGCCTCGAGTTCCAGGAGACATTGATGGCGGCGGCGGGCCATCAGGCCGAGGCGCAGCTGCACGATGCGGTCGAGACTTTCAAAGGCAAATATCTGCTCTTTGTCGAAGGTTCCATTCCCACGGCGATGAACGGTTTTTACGGAACGATCGGGCCGAGTGGCGAGACATTCGAAGAGCATCTCACGCGTCTGTCGAAAGATGCAGCGGCCATCGTGGCCGTCGGCAGTTGTGCCACATTCGGTGGGGTGCCTGCGGCTGCACCCAACCCGACAGGTGCGAAAGGTGTCATGGATATCGTCAAAGGCAAACCGATCATCAACATTCCTGCCTGTCCGGCCAACCCGGCCAACATGGTGGGCGTCATTCTCCACTATGTTCTGACAGGCCAGATTCCGGAGCTCGACTCTTTGTTGCGACCGAAGTTCGCTTTCGGCTACCGTATTCACGACAACTGCGAGCGCCGTGCACACTTCGATGCCGGCGAGTTTGTCGAAGAGTGGGGCGACGAGGGAGCGAAAAACAACTTCTGTCTCTACAAAATGGGATGTAAAGGTCCGATGACGTTCAACAACTGCTCCATCGTACGCTACAACGAAGGAGTCAACTGGCCGATCGGGGTCGGACGCGGATGTATTGGCTGTTCCGAGCCCGACTTTTGGGATAAATATGCCTATGAACGCCCGATGGCCGACGCCAACATCAAAGCGCCCACGGGCGGTGTCGAGAAGACCGTCGACGAGTTTGGTCTGGGCGTCTTGACCGCAACCGCCGTGGGTATCGGTATCCACGCCGCAGCCAGCGCATTGGCAGGAAAGAAATCTGATGAGGGAGAGAAGTGA
- a CDS encoding nickel-dependent hydrogenase large subunit codes for MSKHIVVDPITRIEGHLRIEAVIDDNNTIVDAYSSSTMFRGIETILKGRDPRDCGLLAMRICGVCTGTHYQRSIEAVEHAFGVTIPKNVRLVRNLIQGALYLHDHVVHFYHLHALDWVDITSALEADPKKTAVEARKWANVAGEYPWTDSESEFAQVQERVAKFVKQGRLGIFGNGYWGNKHYKLTPEQNLIGVTHYLQALDLQRDAAKMMAIFGGKNPHPQSIVVGGVTCVQDIQNPARIALFKDLLMKFRKFIKQAYLPDVYMAGTMYADEALDGTGGGLKNYMAYGGFRLDDNPMYKGAMLFPSGIVLDGDLSKVIDFDPEKIAEDVTHAWYKGDKPLHPFDGVTDPEYTGFGKKENGIAYLDTKHKYSWIKSPIYDDNRVEVGPLARMVVGVARGDKRIGEYVTRFLKNGNLPTKVLFSTVGRTAARAIETEMMADIMVEWTDELARNAAAGDLSTWTEFDFDKVSENAKGYGLEEAPRGALGHWVRIENGKVVNYQAVVPSTWNAAPRDYKERKGAYEASLIGIKVADPEQPLEILRTVHSFDPCIACAVHIVDTKGKELGVYKVDTSCSI; via the coding sequence ATGAGCAAGCATATCGTAGTTGACCCGATTACCCGAATCGAGGGACACCTCCGAATCGAGGCGGTGATCGACGATAACAATACCATCGTGGATGCCTACAGTTCATCGACGATGTTCCGCGGGATCGAGACGATCCTCAAAGGGCGCGATCCACGCGACTGTGGTCTTTTGGCGATGCGTATCTGCGGTGTCTGTACCGGTACGCACTATCAGCGAAGTATCGAAGCGGTCGAGCATGCATTCGGTGTGACGATTCCAAAAAACGTGCGTTTGGTGCGCAATCTGATCCAAGGGGCGCTTTACCTGCACGACCATGTAGTCCACTTCTACCATCTACATGCACTCGACTGGGTCGATATCACCTCCGCGCTCGAGGCCGATCCGAAGAAGACGGCTGTAGAAGCGCGCAAGTGGGCCAATGTGGCAGGGGAATATCCCTGGACCGATAGTGAAAGTGAATTTGCACAGGTACAGGAGCGTGTGGCAAAGTTTGTCAAGCAGGGACGCCTCGGCATCTTCGGTAACGGTTACTGGGGCAACAAACACTACAAATTGACGCCCGAGCAGAACCTCATCGGTGTCACCCACTACCTGCAGGCACTCGATCTGCAGCGTGATGCGGCGAAGATGATGGCGATCTTTGGCGGAAAGAACCCGCATCCGCAGAGCATCGTTGTCGGTGGTGTGACCTGTGTACAGGATATCCAGAACCCGGCACGTATCGCACTTTTCAAAGATCTGCTGATGAAGTTCAGGAAGTTTATCAAGCAGGCCTATCTTCCGGATGTCTACATGGCTGGTACGATGTATGCGGACGAGGCGCTCGACGGTACTGGAGGCGGATTGAAGAACTATATGGCCTATGGTGGATTCCGACTCGACGACAATCCGATGTACAAGGGTGCGATGCTTTTCCCGAGCGGGATCGTACTGGACGGCGACCTGAGCAAGGTGATCGATTTCGACCCCGAAAAGATTGCCGAAGACGTCACCCATGCATGGTACAAAGGGGACAAACCGCTTCATCCGTTTGACGGTGTGACCGATCCGGAGTATACAGGATTCGGTAAAAAAGAGAACGGTATCGCCTATCTCGATACGAAACATAAATACAGCTGGATCAAATCTCCGATCTACGACGACAACCGTGTCGAAGTAGGACCGTTGGCGCGTATGGTGGTCGGTGTGGCCCGCGGTGACAAGCGTATCGGCGAATATGTTACGCGCTTCCTGAAAAACGGCAACCTGCCGACGAAAGTTCTCTTCTCGACGGTCGGGCGTACGGCGGCGCGCGCGATCGAGACGGAGATGATGGCGGACATCATGGTCGAGTGGACGGATGAGCTGGCGAGAAACGCCGCTGCCGGCGATCTTTCGACCTGGACTGAATTCGACTTCGACAAAGTGAGCGAAAACGCCAAAGGGTACGGCCTCGAGGAAGCACCGCGCGGTGCACTCGGACACTGGGTGCGCATCGAAAATGGCAAAGTGGTCAATTATCAGGCGGTCGTTCCGTCCACATGGAATGCGGCACCGCGTGACTACAAAGAGCGGAAGGGTGCGTACGAAGCGAGCCTCATCGGTATCAAAGTGGCCGATCCAGAGCAGCCGCTCGAGATTCTTCGAACTGTTCACAGTTTCGACCCCTGTATCGCGTGTGCTGTGCATATCGTCGATACCAAAGGCAAAGAGCTTGGCGTCTACAAGGTCGATACAAGCTGCTCTATCTAA
- a CDS encoding TetR/AcrR family transcriptional regulator: protein MDKLSKKEKRKIEIMLTALELFSKNGFYTTTIPDIAKKMDMSVGNLYNYFSSKEELAQEIIRYVSALLGEKIHLINNTQVSTREKILEIVKIYFNLCVEQPQLIEYFLRVYLANREVFTDGCEGMICVAPFVTEIMIFFEEGVRKGDLRNQDFFSAFGLFMGYLGGMAFLNGEKMLPRAIESYVEEIAENIYRALKSDAA from the coding sequence ATGGATAAATTGAGTAAAAAAGAGAAGAGAAAAATCGAGATTATGCTGACCGCGCTCGAGCTTTTCTCCAAAAATGGATTCTACACGACAACGATTCCTGATATCGCAAAAAAGATGGATATGAGTGTAGGAAACCTCTATAACTATTTTTCTTCCAAAGAAGAGCTCGCGCAGGAGATCATTCGGTATGTATCGGCGCTGCTCGGTGAAAAAATTCATCTCATCAACAATACACAGGTATCGACGAGAGAGAAGATTCTCGAAATCGTGAAGATCTATTTCAACCTCTGTGTCGAACAGCCACAGCTGATCGAGTATTTTCTCCGTGTCTATCTCGCCAATCGCGAAGTCTTCACCGACGGATGCGAAGGGATGATCTGTGTCGCGCCGTTTGTAACCGAGATCATGATCTTTTTCGAAGAGGGTGTTCGCAAAGGGGATTTGAGAAACCAGGATTTCTTCAGCGCTTTCGGACTTTTTATGGGCTATCTCGGTGGTATGGCGTTTCTAAATGGAGAGAAGATGCTTCCACGGGCTATCGAGAGCTATGTGGAAGAGATCGCCGAGAATATCTACCGTGCCCTCAAGAGCGATGCGGCCTAA
- a CDS encoding SDR family oxidoreductase, producing the protein MNSSKSVLITGCSSGIGHHCAHALLGAGYRVIAAARKEKDVERLKEEGFEALQLDLDRSDSIDRAVERLHALTDGKLYAVFNNAAYGQPGAVEDLSREVLRRQFETNLFGTHELTVKLLPMMIKAKEGRIVQNSSVLGFAAMRYRGAYNASKFALEGLSDTLRLELEGTGVHVSIIEPGPIRSRFRANALKKFLENIDIEESRLSNLYEKKLKQLRSSEDAPFTLGPEAVAQALLHALESPSPKRRYRVTFPTHLFYWLKKILPDSMMDWMLRKVE; encoded by the coding sequence ATGAATTCCAGCAAGAGTGTTTTGATTACCGGTTGTTCGAGCGGTATCGGCCATCACTGTGCCCATGCGCTTCTTGGTGCCGGCTATCGTGTGATTGCGGCTGCCAGAAAAGAGAAGGATGTCGAGCGTTTGAAAGAAGAGGGTTTCGAAGCGTTGCAGCTCGACCTTGACCGATCGGATTCGATCGATCGTGCCGTAGAGCGTTTACACGCTTTGACGGACGGAAAACTCTATGCGGTTTTCAACAACGCAGCATACGGCCAGCCCGGCGCGGTGGAAGATCTCAGCCGGGAGGTACTGCGCAGACAATTCGAGACAAACCTCTTCGGGACACATGAATTGACGGTCAAACTGCTCCCGATGATGATAAAAGCGAAAGAGGGACGAATCGTTCAAAACTCTTCCGTTCTGGGATTTGCGGCGATGCGTTACCGAGGAGCCTATAACGCCAGCAAATTCGCACTCGAAGGGCTCAGCGATACACTGAGGCTCGAGCTCGAGGGGACGGGTGTGCATGTGAGTATCATAGAGCCCGGACCGATTCGAAGCCGCTTCAGAGCCAATGCGTTGAAAAAATTTCTTGAAAACATCGACATAGAAGAGAGCCGGTTGTCGAACCTGTATGAAAAGAAGCTGAAACAGTTGCGAAGCAGTGAAGATGCGCCGTTTACGCTTGGCCCGGAAGCTGTTGCCCAGGCATTGCTGCATGCGCTTGAAAGCCCGTCACCCAAAAGAAGATACCGGGTAACTTTTCCCACCCACCTTTTTTACTGGCTGAAAAAAATCCTACCCGATTCGATGATGGATTGGATGTTGCGTAAGGTGGAGTGA
- a CDS encoding cytochrome b/b6 domain-containing protein, which produces MKSGYKKVKRMTVTGRTIHWINAFSILAAVITGLYIAHPYYQTFIADPAVDKYVMAWNRWVHFICAIILDVTSIVIAYLYFFSRFEKPYKKLIPTGKNIKEFVEVLLNLLTLNRRKNFDSSHNDSFNIVYFTIMHLLLAWMLLTGLQLYVHGLESGLSSIGNWWPAMLHLVTDWTIPVTGGTLMDVRISHHYTMWWIVAWVMFHIYYQVWRTIYWQEGDMAIVFGGSKFKKEE; this is translated from the coding sequence ATGAAATCTGGATATAAAAAAGTCAAAAGGATGACCGTCACGGGGCGGACCATCCACTGGATCAATGCGTTCTCGATTCTGGCGGCGGTCATTACGGGGCTTTACATTGCACACCCTTATTATCAGACCTTTATCGCCGATCCGGCGGTCGACAAATATGTGATGGCGTGGAATCGATGGGTTCACTTCATCTGTGCGATCATTCTGGACGTTACGTCGATCGTCATCGCCTATCTCTACTTTTTCAGCCGGTTCGAAAAGCCGTATAAGAAGTTGATTCCTACAGGGAAAAATATCAAAGAGTTCGTTGAAGTGCTATTGAACCTGTTGACGCTCAATCGCCGAAAAAATTTCGATTCGAGCCACAACGACAGTTTTAATATCGTCTACTTCACAATCATGCACCTGTTGCTGGCCTGGATGCTTTTGACGGGTCTGCAGCTTTATGTACATGGGCTCGAGTCAGGGCTGAGTTCCATCGGTAACTGGTGGCCTGCGATGCTTCACCTCGTGACCGACTGGACGATTCCTGTGACCGGCGGTACACTGATGGATGTGCGTATCTCACACCACTATACGATGTGGTGGATCGTCGCGTGGGTTATGTTCCATATCTACTACCAGGTTTGGCGTACCATCTACTGGCAGGAAGGCGATATGGCGATCGTCTTTGGCGGATCGAAATTTAAAAAAGAGGAGTGA
- a CDS encoding nickel-dependent hydrogenase large subunit, whose translation MKIERLIERIEGEATLLFEREGDGSIRFAEIVFPHFRGMEKILERKEALDALAITPRVCGICGHAHLMATVRALESCYDNAGYRVQISSKAETIRALTLALEMVQNHFKWFYLTLLPSVPGFETNRDASLLAVHRAASLCAKAIAHFAGQWPHTSYALPGGVMCDPTHLELMQVESLISRLCEIFESTLLHAPLETVTQMSQVGELFECEGDLPALLRHFQRAGWERFGQSHDRFIVLSEHLLGPSGKALKTRLASVDLEMVEEGQPTSPQGYTNHAKPVRYKSDLYEAGPLARAMVAKQPLIRQMHRKYKDASMTRIAARVVEIAALLQRCRESIGVIDLNEPSYIEPPVKLSDIEAVQGRGTVEAARGSLIHSLRLRRGKILRYCIVTPTQWNLANGTPEDPGVAQKAMVGLPDETAAEVVFRSFDVCSVCTTQ comes from the coding sequence ATGAAGATTGAGAGGCTGATCGAGAGGATCGAGGGGGAGGCGACACTGTTGTTCGAACGTGAGGGTGACGGCTCCATACGGTTTGCCGAGATCGTATTTCCCCACTTTCGCGGTATGGAGAAGATTCTGGAGCGCAAAGAGGCGCTCGATGCCCTGGCGATCACGCCACGGGTCTGCGGCATCTGCGGCCATGCCCATCTGATGGCGACAGTCCGAGCACTCGAGTCGTGTTACGACAACGCCGGATATAGAGTGCAGATTTCGTCCAAAGCGGAGACGATCCGGGCCTTGACGTTGGCGCTCGAGATGGTGCAGAACCATTTCAAGTGGTTCTATCTCACACTGCTTCCTTCGGTTCCCGGTTTCGAAACGAATCGTGATGCATCTCTTTTGGCGGTTCACCGGGCCGCTTCGCTGTGTGCCAAGGCGATCGCCCATTTTGCGGGGCAGTGGCCGCATACATCCTATGCCCTGCCGGGTGGGGTGATGTGTGATCCGACACATTTGGAACTGATGCAGGTGGAGTCGCTGATTTCGCGTCTTTGTGAAATTTTCGAATCGACACTTCTTCATGCACCGCTCGAAACCGTTACGCAGATGTCTCAGGTTGGCGAACTTTTCGAGTGCGAGGGTGACCTGCCCGCGCTTTTGCGCCATTTCCAGAGAGCGGGATGGGAGCGGTTCGGGCAGAGCCACGATCGTTTCATCGTCCTCTCCGAGCATCTGCTTGGGCCTTCCGGCAAGGCGTTGAAGACACGTTTGGCGTCGGTCGACCTCGAAATGGTCGAGGAAGGGCAGCCAACTTCGCCCCAGGGATACACCAACCATGCCAAACCGGTACGTTACAAAAGCGACCTATACGAAGCGGGCCCACTGGCCCGCGCGATGGTGGCGAAGCAGCCGTTGATCCGTCAGATGCACAGAAAGTACAAGGATGCGTCGATGACACGTATCGCCGCCCGCGTCGTTGAAATCGCCGCGTTGCTGCAGCGGTGCAGAGAGTCGATCGGTGTGATCGACCTGAACGAACCCTCCTACATCGAACCTCCCGTCAAACTCTCCGACATCGAAGCGGTGCAGGGGCGTGGCACGGTCGAGGCGGCACGCGGATCGCTGATACACTCGCTCCGCCTTCGGCGCGGAAAGATTTTACGCTACTGCATCGTTACGCCGACGCAGTGGAATCTGGCCAACGGAACGCCCGAAGATCCAGGTGTCGCGCAAAAAGCGATGGTCGGCCTGCCCGATGAAACCGCTGCCGAAGTCGTTTTCAGAAGCTTCGACGTCTGCTCCGTCTGTACGACACAGTAG